The following coding sequences are from one Phoenix dactylifera cultivar Barhee BC4 unplaced genomic scaffold, palm_55x_up_171113_PBpolish2nd_filt_p 000437F, whole genome shotgun sequence window:
- the LOC113462167 gene encoding flavonol 4'-sulfotransferase-like, producing the protein MAMLPSLPSSPLPHKAQEDEEEEDQTPRPPQDCSDFISTLPKGGWGPIRTRKYQGFWVREDVLPSIMAIQKNFKARPDDLFVMSYPKSGIIWLKALTFAIMTRTQYPLARHPLLSFNPHDCVLYVEECFHRSLISKMEALPSPRILAIHMPYSLLPDSMTSSSCRFVYICRDPKDTLVSMWHFREKTRPKTMEPTPFAEAFEAFCEGTSPVGPMWDHALEYWRASLRSPEKVLFLKYEEMMDEPVGNVRRLAEFMGCPFTEEEEKGGVVEEIVKLCSFENLKNLEVNKVGTQGGPGFVITNDSCWGEKWTTPQIQLKTKRVLSPLYDDAVAISLIIARKGGAGDWKNHMSPEMARRLDAITQQKLFESGLTLGSVGVEASSGDDASAHGQ; encoded by the exons ATGGCCATGCTTCCCTCTCTCCCCAGCAGCCCCCTTCCACACAAGGCACAAgaagacgaggaggaggaggatcaaACCCCCAGACCTCCTCAAGACTGCAGCGACTTCATCTCTACCCTGCCGAAGGGGGGTTGGGGACCGATCCGCACCCGAAAATACCAAGGGTTTTGGGTCCGTGAGGACGTTCTCCCTAGCATAATGGCCATCCAGAAAAACTTCAAGGCTCGCCCCGACGACCTCTTCGTCATGAGTTACCCAAAGTCCGGAATAATCTGGCTTAAAGCTCTCACCTTTGCCATCATGACCAGAACCCAGTACCCTCTAGCTCGCCACCCTCTTCTTAGCTTCAACCCTCACGACTGTGTTTTGTACGTGGAGGAATGCTTCCACAGAAGCCTGATTTCCAAGATGGAAGCCTTGCCCTCCCCGAGAATCCTCGCCATCCACATGCCTTACTCACTGTTGCCGGACTCGATGACGAGCTCCAGCTGCCGGTTCGTATACATCTGCCGTGACCCGAAGGACACACTGGTCTCCATGTGGCACTTCAGAGAGAAGACGAGGCCGAAGACCATGGAGCCTACTCCGTTCGCCGAAGCCTTTGAGGCGTTCTGTGAGGGGACCAGCCCCGTTGGGCCGATGTGGGACCATGCTTTGGAGTACTGGAGGGCGAGCTTGAGGAGCCCTGAGAAGGTCTTGTTCTTGAAGTATGAGGAGATGATGGATGAGCCGGTCGGGAACGTGAGGAGGTTGGCGGAGTTCATGGGCTGCCCCTTCaccgaagaggaggagaagggagggGTGGTGGAGGAGATTGTAAAGCTTTGTAGCTTTGAGAACCTGAAAAACTTGGAAGTAAACAAGGTGGGAACCCAAGGAGGTCCTGGCTTCGTTATAACGAATGATTcttgttggggggaaaaatggaccaccccacaaatacaattaaag ACCAAAAGGGTGTTGAGCCCTCTTTATGACGACGCTGTAGCTATTTCCCTCATCATTGcaag GAAAGGAGGTGCGGGAGATTGGAAGAATCATATGAGTCCGGAGATGGCTCGAAGGCTGGACGCCATCACGCAGCAGAAGCTGTTCGAGTCCGGTCTGACTCTCGGGAGTGTGGGCGTAGAAGCATCCTCCGGCGACGATGCCTCAGCTCATGGCCAGTAA
- the LOC120106035 gene encoding flavonol sulfotransferase-like produces the protein MVFYKNTSSIRSSLGPRSNPREECSVTFFNSLMAMLPSLPSSLLPRKAQEEEEEEEEEEEEDQTPRPPQDCSDFISTLPKGGWGPIRTRKYQGFWVPEIFLPSVMAIQKNFKARPDDLFVVSYPKSGTTWLKALTFATMTRTQYPLAHHPLLSFNPHDCVLYVEQYFHEGLISKMEALPSPRILAIHMPYSLLPDSMTSSSCRFVYICRDPKDTLVSMWHFREKSRPKTVEPTPFAEAFEAFCEGTSPVGPMWDHALEYWRASLRSPERVLFLKYEEMMDEPVGNARRLAEFLSCPFTEEEEKGGVVEDIVELCSFEKLKSLEANKMGTQGGPGFVVTNDSFFRKGGGGDWKNHMSPEMARRLDAITQHKLFESGLTLESVGVEAASGDDASAHGQ, from the coding sequence ATGGTGTTCTATAAGAACACCTCATCGATCAGATCCTCGCTAGGACCTAGGAGTAACCCAAGGGAGGAGTGTAGTGTTACTTTCTTTAATTCCCTCATGGCCATGCTTCCCTCTCTCCCCAGCAGCCTCCTTCCACGCAAGGcacaagaagaggaagaggaagaggaagaggaagaggaggaggatcaAACCCCCAGACCTCCTCAAGACTGCAGCGACTTCATCTCTACCCTGCCGAAAGGGGGTTGGGGACCGATCCGCACCCGAAAATACCAAGGGTTTTGGGTCCCTGAGATCTTTCTCCCTAGCGTAATGGCCATCCAGAAAAACTTCAAGGCTCGCCCCGACGACCTCTTCGTCGTGAGTTACCCAAAGTCCGGAACCACCTGGCTTAAAGCTCTCACCTTTGCCACCATGACCAGAACCCAGTATCCTCTAGCTCACCACCCTCTTCTTAGCTTCAACCCTCACGACTGTGTCTTGTACGTGGAGCAATACTTCCACGAAGGCCTGATTTCCAAGATGGAAGCCTTGCCCTCCCCGAGAATCCTCGCCATCCACATGCCTTACTCACTGTTGCCGGACTCGATGACGAGCTCCAGCTGCCGGTTCGTATACATCTGCCGTGACCCGAAGGACACACTGGTCTCCATGTGGCACTTCAGAGAGAAGTCGAGGCCGAAGACCGTGGAGCCTACTCCGTTCGCCGAAGCCTTCGAGGCGTTCTGTGAGGGGACCAGCCCCGTTGGGCCGATGTGGGACCATGCTTTGGAGTACTGGAGGGCGAGCTTGAGGAGCCCTGAGAGGGTCTTGTTCTTGAAGTATGAGGAGATGATGGATGAGCCGGTGGGGAACGCGAGGAGGTTGGCGGAGTTCCTGAGCTGCCCCTTCaccgaagaggaagagaagggaggGGTGGTGGAGGACATTGTAGAGCTTTGTAGCTTTGAGAAACTGAAGAGCTTGGAAGCAAACAAGATGGGAACCCAAGGAGGTCCTGGCTTCGTTGTGACGAATGATTCTTTCTTCAGGAAAGGAGGTGGGGGAGATTGGAAGAATCATATGAGTCCGGAGATGGCTCGAAGGCTGGACGCCATCACGCAGCATAAGCTGTTCGAGTCCGGTCTGACTCTCGAGAGTGTGGGCGTAGAAGCAGCCTCCGGCGACGATGCCTCAGCTCATGGCCAGTAA
- the LOC120106036 gene encoding poly [ADP-ribose] polymerase tankyrase-like, with translation MGNPRGPSKKNQGGGESDLHAAARSGDLRNVESICNSNPLAINSRDRHSRTPLHLAAWSGQTDVVRFLCKNKADVGAAAMDDTAAIHFASQKGHLEIVRILLASGVSVKAANRKGLTPLHYAAQGSHLELIKYLIKKGASLTAKTKSGQTPLDSAPTKEVRSFLLECEKSLTKGDQSTTSKMGKESVLAQSVNETNTGSDANDTVNEVDDEDSDAREKRKAEEADDESLPKPKKAKVSLEHLLTEDDAQEEVEE, from the exons ATGGGAAACCCTCGGGGGCCCTCGAAGAAGAACCAAGGAGGTGGCGAATCCGATCTCCACGCCGCCGCGAGGTCCGGCGACCTCCGCAATGTCGAATCCATCTGCAACTCCAATCCCCTTGCCATCAATTCCAGAGACCGCCATTCCCGAACGCC ACTGCATCTAGCTGCATGGTCTGGGCAGACAGATGTGGTGAGGTTTCTCTGCAAGAACAAGGCTGATGTTGGAGCTGCTGCGATGGATGACACAGCTGCGATCCATTTTGCTTCTCAGAAAGGTCATCTAGAAATAGTTCGTATTCTTTTGGCTTCCGGAGTCTCCGTAAAAGCTGCTAACAGGAAAGGGCTGACTCCTCTGCACTATGCTGCTCAGGGATCCCATCTAGAGCTCATTAAGTATCTAATTAAGAAAGGTGCGAGCCTTACTGCCAAAACAAAATCTGGGCAAACCCCTCTAGATTCTGCACCTACTAAGGAGGTCCGCTCTTTTCTGCTGGAGTGTGAAAAGTCATTAACCAAAGGGGACCAATCGACCACAAGCAAGATGGGTAAAGAATCAGTGTTAGCTCAGTCTGTCAATGAAACCAACACAGGTTCTGATGCTAATGATACAGTTAATGAAGTTGATGATGAAGACAGTGATGCAAGAGAGAAGCGAAAAGCAGAAGAAGCCGATGACGAAAGCTTGCCAAAGCCCAAGAAGGCTAAGGTTTCTCTGGAACACCTCCTAACGGAAGATGATGCACAAGAGGAGGTGGAAGAATGA